Within Odontesthes bonariensis isolate fOdoBon6 chromosome 16, fOdoBon6.hap1, whole genome shotgun sequence, the genomic segment taaatcaaatgttTATCTGTAATATAGGATCCTATACATTCAAAAAGTTTCATGTACTTTATGCAGCCTATTGATAGGATGCATAAAGTACGTGAAACTGTCTCAGTGTGTAAAAACAAGAAGTATTATAAAAATCTGAAAACAGAGTCTTCAATAAATGTTTGATTTACTGTATTGGATCCTGTGTTACTCTGTAAGTAAGCAAGCAGGGATTTTGAACATAAAATAACCCATTTTTACTTTACAGTGACACTCACAGGGCCCAAAAAATATGggcattttcttttgttctgcCTCATCTCAATCACGTGTCAGGTTGGTGAGCATCTTCCCGCTGTGGAGGTTCAGGAGGGGGAGCCTGGAAACAAGGTGGCGATGGATCAACTCTTCAAGGGGAAAAAGGGAGTTCTCTTTGCTGTACCTGGAGCTTTTACCCCAGGCTGCTCGAAGgtgagacccccccccccccccaaacgcTGCTCGTACATGGCCATCTTGGCACCCCCCCGACCTCATATTTCATTTGTTGCTTTCAGACTCACCTCCCAGGTTTTGTGCAGCAGGCTGAGGACTTGAAGAGTAAAGGTATACAGGAAGTGGCGTGCATTTCTGTCAATGACGCGTTTGTCATGGCTGCATGGGGGAAGGAGCATGGAGCAGATGGAAAGGTGTGGACTTCAACTTCAAAATGTAGTTTACAGTTGCCACACTGATAAATAGGAGGGTCGATGTTTCTTCAAAGACACGTGAAATGCTGAATGATGCTTCAGACTGAAAGGGTATTGAgctttttactgcttttttttgtgcaggTTCGAATGCTAGCTGATCCCACTGGAGCATTTACAAAGGTGATGCTAATGTGTTGtttatgtccttttttttaatgttttatgacTATCTTTACTCATCAGCCTTTTCCTTTCTGCTTGCTAGGCAGTTGACTTGTTGCTCGACAGTGAGCAGATTGTGCAGGCACTGGGGAACAAGCGATCCAAGAGGTAATCATTGCTTTTGCTTTGTTCAGTGGCGTGAGTTTTTAAGCTTTTCAGTTCAGCTTTGGAGTGTGTTTGAAATCAGTAACGCATTAAATGAAAGTGAGATTGAGTGGTTTCTGGCATAAAAACAAAGCATTTGCACCTCTGCTATTAGGTTCTTTAAATGCTTCAAAGTTCAATGATAACATTAGCATTTATGGCACAGATAAGATCTAATTTCACATAAGTTTAGTCTCCTTTAGTCCTCTTTATGATGGATTTACAGGCAGCAGTGTTTGCATGTTATACTTTCATTTTAATCCTATTTGTCTTTTGTTGTAAACTAAATCAGATTCTAAACTTTGTTTGtactttattttgtgtttaagATATTCAATGTTGGTGGAGGATGGAGTTGTGAAGAAGATCAACGTGGAGCCTGATGGCACTGGGCTGACGTGCAGTCTGGCCTCCAGCATTCTGTCTGCGCTGTAGGCTTAGGCTGAGCTTGTTAAACCAAATTACTCACCCCGAGTTGCTGTGAAAGTTGCACAAATAAACCACCCCACTAACCTTTTCAGCTTACTCCTCTTCCCAAAGACGGATCTAAATGTCATGTGGATGCCAGTGTCAGGAACTAAACTGAAGGTTGATTAATGCGCACAATTATCACATAAAAGAAAATCCCAATGGCAGTTAATCAGTCTATGTATACTGTTACTTAAGAGTAAATAAAACTCACTCTGGAAGCAATAATCACAATGTTTCCTCTTGTGTTTATTGTGCATAAAATTAATATTTTTCTCAGTAATGATTAATAAACACACTGTTTATTCAGCCCTTGTTTACGCACAGCTCTGTTATAGCGTCATCACATTACTATCAGGTTGAGGTTTGGACTTTGGAGAGCAGCAGCACctcgattcttttctttttcagacattctgttgtagattgtTGTTGtgcttgggatcattgtcctgttgcatgacccaGCTCCATctgagctttagctgtcggacagcaGTTGTAATTCAACTGTGTTGTCAATAGCTTCACATTTGACTTGAGaacatacagaggagttcataaTAGACTCCGAGTCCTGATGCTGCAGAACTGTTGAGGTTTATTCATCACATTTAACAACTTGTCTACCAAAGAAGTCTCAGGTCTTTCTTATTTATAGCAAGTCTCTTCTTAGAGTTAAGATGTCATGACCTGGTAAGGACCCGATGGTTATTTATCACTCAATTCACCTCCATTCAAGTCAATTTAATAACACTTTATTAGTCCTCAAAGGGAAATCATTTTTCTGTAGTTAGGGAAGCTGACATGCACCTCATCAGCCTTACATGTGACCTGTAATATCTCCCGAGACCAAATCATTATCTAGTTTAAAGTTTTCACCTCTTTCACAAAGAGGCCTGAGGTCACGTCAATGAGTTTTAGGGAAGACGTAGTGGAAATCTTAGTAAAGTGTTACTGGATTAAGACACCACCATGAGTGGATTggtctgttgtttttgttccttggcaacaacttagctgatgatgtcacacatagcgtcagcaggtaacacaggtgaactcttGGCAGACCAACATGGAAagaaactcacagccaacagttcaacatcaGGGGTGCCGAGACGCTCCctctcagtgacatgtccaggattacaacATCTGTTGTTAACGAGCTCTGTAACAGGATAGGTTTTAGCATCCTTTTCACCACCATGTCCTGGTGAAACACACATTACTGCTGAATCCTTATCTGTGCTCCAAGTTCTTCCACTGGTGATCTCACACTGCTGATTaaggaaagaaatggtttatacttcttcctcttttttctccattttggtCCTGCATTGCATACTTGACGTCTCCCCTTAATCATCtggatttggggtcttattGCAGGCATCACTTGGGCACACACAACCATAAATAACATACAAATACAAACTGAAAAATATACAAATCAAGGTGGCTGCCTCCTTGTTGGTGACTGATTTGTATATTTTTCAGTACCAGTGGCTCCACAACTGGGATTGATCTAGTCCCAAAATAATCTTATTTCCTGAGACACTAAAGTGGCAAATAAATGTATGCATTGCTTTTCTTAAAAGAGTGCAACTGCACCAGCTCAGTCTCTTCAATAATGACCTCGTAGCATCATTGTACATGAAGTCTCTGCAGACGAGCTTTTCAATAATTTTACCACAAACAAAGACATCTTTACCCCACCTCTACACACACTGAACATACACAGGAGAGTGCTTGGCTGTTCATATATCATGCAGCATTGCCCATAAATATCCTCATCATCTGTTGTTCGGTAATAAGATGTCCAAGGTATTTAACCAAATTACAAACACCCTTTAGACCAGCACCGGACAATTTAAATTCTCAGTATTTAAGACATTGATCTTCTTTGGTTCTACAAATCACGACAACACTCTGATGGTCATAGTGTTCATTATTATGTTCCTTTACATACGCAGAACAGATAGGAAGAAGCTGCCGAAGGCCATCGCTATTCACCACAAGATCATTTGCATATTAACATGTTTCACCATTAAATTACCTACTTTGTCTGAACTGGTTTGACCAGCTTTCAGCTGTCTGGTCATGGATCTTTTATATATAGGTTAAAAAGAACCAAGGATAAAATCTGTCATTGTCGGACACCATTGCTAACCTCAAATGGGGCTGAGATAATCAGCCTTATTGCCCCACTTAATTTGCATAGTCTGATAGGGATCCTACTAAACCAAGCTTCCTACTTTATATTTAGGCACCCCTCTTGACTCAACTTCACAGATAACGTTCCATGATTAACACGCTCAAACGTTTTAGAAGCAtgaagaaaatataaaaaactgGAATCTAATTAGTTTCTTTAAGTTGAAATGATTTTCTCAGAATTAAAACTTCAGAACTGAAAGAGGATTAAACATAAAATACTGTCATGTTGAAAAGCTACAGAGTCCACGATTACGTCGCTGAGTGCGTTTTGTGACGTGAGCGCGCcagcgcaatgcattgtggtcGCCGCTGCTTCGCTCAAAACAGAAACCATACAGCTCTAGTCATCGGCTACGTTATCGTTTTGCCTGGACAGGACGCTAAAAGGTAAGTTAACACGCACTGATATCAAGTTTCTCTTTACTAAGCTATCAAATAACGCAGAAAAGGGGAACATTAGATATAAACGGACTGCAAATTCAAGGAGAATAAGGGAAGTAACGTTGAAGCTACATTAGCGTGAAGGCGCCTGAATTACGAGCTACAGATTTCCATAGCGATAATTTTAAAGGCTGCGCTACTCCATGAATTATTTACGGTTCACGAAATGTCCGAAAGTAGGAGCACCTACCGCATGCAAGCTGTGGTAATTTTTACAACTTATAAGGAAATAACCAAAAAGATACAACTGGAGGTAGTGAATGTTAGCTTGTGCCAAGATTATTAGCGCTGAAATGAGTTGCGCGCCCAATTCAGCACTGGGTTTGTGCTCTGATTGTATGGAAATATACAGTAACTCTTaaaagaagattaaaaaaaaaaaagtagtccAGTTATGTAATGTTAAGGTAGTAAGTGATTAGATACTGCTCAATAATAAACATTAGTTATATTACTTTAGTGACTTTTTGCTGCAGTCGCTCAGTTTCGTCATCTAACTTCTCTGTAAATATTAAATTTCCATCTAATGACCTTTAACCGAACAGTCCATTACAAACACATTGGAGCAGAGTGGATTAAAGTTGTGGATGCCATTGCGAACAGTTATCCTTAACATACAGGCAATTTACGGCAGTAAAGAACCAAGGAATGTGCAAGCATGTGCTTTTAGACTTTAATTGTAGACTTGAGATGATTAATTCACTGGAAAGGAGGAGCATCCTGGTGAAtaagtggtttaaaaaaaatactgcacGGAAAGGATAAGAGTTTCATACAGTTCCATCAATGTGCAGCAAACAAAGGTGTCTTTTGTTATCATCTAACATCCATGTTGTCTTTGGGTTACAGGTCAGACAGCCATGTCGTCAACATCCCAAAAACACAAGGATTTTGTGTCGGAGCCCATGGGCGAGAAGCCTGTTATGGCTCTTGCAGGCATCGGAGAGGTCCTTGGCAAAAGACTGGAGGACAAGGGTTTTGATAAGGTGAATGAGTgtgattaatttatttcatgCTACTTTAGATTTCTCACTAAAATGTTCTCGTGCTTAATGTAACGTTTAAAACAACAGGTTGTGAAATCAGCTTCTCTGTGCTGGGTAGTGATTTAATCTGCTTCGTCTATCATCCATCTCTGGAAAGTGAAAACTCGGGTTTATGTAAAAATGCTAAAGTgaaatgaaagacatttttttttaagtacaaaTGGTAGAAGACACAGTTAGAGTATAGAGTAAGGATCAAAGTGGTTATCTGTCGGTGAGATAAAGTGTCACATCCTGGTCTCCCTTTCATTTTCTCTTCTGTGTTCAACTGTACCTCGGCAGGCATATGTCGTCCTGGGGCAGTTTCTGGTGCTCAAAAAGGACGAGGAACTTTTCCGGGACTGGCTGAAAGAAACCTGCTCGGCAAATTCCAAACAGCAAGGTGACTGCTACGGATGTCTGAAAGAATGGTGTGACGCCTACCTATAAACATTCGCTCACTGTTTTCTACCCCTGAAGTTCAAAATGTACATTACCTCTTCAGCGATCTTGATTCAGTTCAGCTGTAACTTATGTGTGCGATCCACACCATACACGCTAATTAGGATGATTGACACACCCTCTTCTCAAGTAGGTCCAAACCAATAGTAGCCAGTTCACTCTTTCTTCCATTTGTCCCTGGATTAGTATGTTAAATACAGGATAGTAGCAAGATGGAATGATCCTAACCGTCTGCTCACTGCCAGGAGCCACTTTTCTGCCAACATTTTGACCCATCTTTAGTGCTGGTTTTCATTACTATTATGTAGTGTTACAATCATGCAAATAGGCATGGCTGTGACACGCCTAATGTTATTACAACTGGATGTGATGGGTATAAAGCCGGCTCAAACCGGCTAGTTTCCAGTTGTGAGGGAGGAGAAGTAGCTCGATTTCATCACCGGTATGATCttatcacccccccccccccaaaaaaaaaaagatgggaaTGCCCTTatttttagataaaaaaaattgactCTGCTATTGTTTGTAATGTACTGAAGAATTTGCCTTCTCTGAGCTCAACAGTGCTAGTTTGTTCTGTGTTTTAACCTTTTTATGATAATGTTTTCACTTGTTAGTTCGGCAcacatttgtttctgtttggtaTGGTTTACATGTACAATTCAGACTAGCTCACGTGCTCAACAATTGACTTGTTAGGGCCATCAGAGGGTTTAGATTGAAATTCTATCCTCTTGAATCTTAAACCATATCACAGTTTAGTATCACATACTGTAAGTCCACCACTGATTTTTAAGTGATTTGTTGAGGAGGCGGACTGTCTGTTCTGAGTGTCTTGCTGGGAATGTAGCTGATCGGTGTGAAACATTAAACCTTAACTGACACAAAACTGGTCTAAGCAGAGGTAAAGATGTTTTAGAACTGTATGCGTTTTGACCTCGAAGGAAATGTATGtaaataaagatgctgatgcAACGAAACCAAACCCTGTCACAAAACTTAAACACCAGATTTAGAAGTCAAATAGTTTGTTTGCAGTGGCTTTAAATGCAGATGAAATTCCACCcaaagtgtgtgtgtcttcATAGCTGACCTTGATATTGTCTTCGGCTGTATTTAAAAACATTAGAGGCCCTTACTGCATGCTGCTGTAAAGATCTGAGGGGTATTCCatgaagctggcttagcggaaagcctggcttttctcgctagttctggctaatcttagagagagttccgttccacgaacgtggcttatttgaatgcccgttgagtaaccatggtaacttatgctgctgaactagcctggtcgcgggtaggctaaagttgaagcttagcttagctgcaactcaaagaATGTCCGACCGGGTGAAACAGACTCTCAAAAGAAATGTCTACCTAGAATTCTGCcacccgcaactcatgtcttgtataaaaaaactaaacaaaaactgtggttatcatatcaccactttcactgtttcgaaaaatcaatcagtcggtgccagtgcaactaaagaatgagaaagaacatggtattcattaaaactaatcaataccctACAAACACCCGATCttcacccacgtaggaccagacacagaaaaatgggggacaggtaataatgttaataatacaaattactgaaagctcctttcaaaacagtcaaagacactgtacaaacaagatattagattaAAACACAGAtattgaggcttaattgggagatggtgttCGTTCAAGCGAGGCTTTCCCTctacagcctggctttctttagctactttcgtggaataccCCTCTGGTTAAGTCTCGAGCTAAAGTGCATGTTCAGGCTTTTATCACATAATCTAACATGAATATTGTCTAATGCTTAAACCCACTGGTCACCAGCTGCATAAAGATGgatccactgtgtacttcttGGTTAAGACACTGGCCCATGAGATTTCATTTGACTGTGAAAGTCTCTCAGCTTTTATATTGTTTTGattataaaacaataaaattcAAGTGTCATATTTAGTGTCTTTTTACATGTTctggtttttaatcaaataaaatcacaagagACAGAAAACCTTTTGATGACAGCGTGTTTTATTTCACTGCTTCATATTccatggttaattttttttctgccaAATCTCCAAATGTCATACTTGCAGGATATTgaaaatacatgtttttttttgttttgttttgttttaaatggtCTGGAATGAGTTCAGAAACGTTTGATCGTGTGAAAGATGCCACGTAATGTTTCCTGTTTCTTGGGATTGGATTTTTATAGCAGAAGAAGTCTGTTACATATATGCAGACACTATTAAAGACCGGCTGATCCTTGAGTTCTCTGGAAACCACCGAAGGGCCCCTCGgatatgaacatttaaaatggCAGACACCTGTCCTTTAATCTTACATTAGAACTGCTTTATTTGGTCTTTGCCTGAAAGAAATACAAAATTATTCACATGACAGACTCATCATAGCCGACTGGCCGATTTTGTCACAATGGCTTAGATTGAATATATATTGAATCTCTTATACACCCCTGGAATGTGTTGTTTAGGGGTGGGTCTGTGTGCTATTGAACTACAAAATCTGAACTTTACAATGATCAGATGCTCATAATTGTTGCTTAAGATTCACAGTAGCACCTA encodes:
- the prdx5 gene encoding peroxiredoxin-5, mitochondrial → MLSISASLFKTTRVAQCVRLLHVSPIIKMPIQVGEHLPAVEVQEGEPGNKVAMDQLFKGKKGVLFAVPGAFTPGCSKTHLPGFVQQAEDLKSKGIQEVACISVNDAFVMAAWGKEHGADGKVRMLADPTGAFTKAVDLLLDSEQIVQALGNKRSKRYSMLVEDGVVKKINVEPDGTGLTCSLASSILSAL
- the banf1 gene encoding barrier-to-autointegration factor, which produces MSSTSQKHKDFVSEPMGEKPVMALAGIGEVLGKRLEDKGFDKAYVVLGQFLVLKKDEELFRDWLKETCSANSKQQGDCYGCLKEWCDAYL